A portion of the Armatimonadota bacterium genome contains these proteins:
- the phnE gene encoding phosphonate ABC transporter, permease protein PhnE — MKTNVAGLVEPGRWRLWAGAGLFAVAFIWSAQGVEASLPRLIEGLPLLARIVALMLVPDWSWAGRSLSGMVVSVQVALLGTTIGMLLAFPLAFLASRNISPHAASSYLGKQVLNLIRTFPEIILAVFFVAAYGPSALAGMMAIGLHSTGSLGKLYAEVVETIDPGPLEALRAAGANRAKVFWYAVMPQVLPEFLALSLYRFEINARAATVLGLVGAGGIGTIMVQALQFRRWEIVGMALIVIIVVVTLIDTASAALRRRLV; from the coding sequence GTGAAGACAAACGTGGCCGGACTGGTCGAGCCGGGGCGATGGAGACTCTGGGCCGGCGCCGGGCTGTTCGCCGTTGCGTTCATCTGGTCGGCCCAGGGAGTGGAGGCCAGTCTGCCCCGGCTCATCGAGGGCCTACCGCTGCTGGCGCGCATCGTGGCGCTTATGCTCGTCCCGGACTGGTCCTGGGCCGGTCGCTCGCTGTCGGGCATGGTTGTTTCGGTGCAGGTCGCGCTGCTGGGCACCACCATCGGCATGCTGCTGGCCTTCCCGCTGGCGTTCCTGGCATCGCGGAACATCAGTCCCCACGCCGCCTCGAGCTACCTGGGCAAGCAGGTGCTCAACCTGATCCGTACCTTCCCCGAGATCATCCTGGCCGTTTTCTTCGTCGCGGCCTACGGTCCTAGCGCACTGGCGGGGATGATGGCGATCGGGCTGCACTCCACCGGCAGCCTGGGCAAGTTGTACGCCGAGGTGGTTGAGACGATAGACCCGGGCCCGCTGGAAGCCCTCCGGGCCGCCGGGGCGAACCGGGCCAAGGTCTTCTGGTACGCGGTCATGCCCCAGGTCCTGCCCGAGTTTCTGGCGCTGTCGCTCTACCGGTTTGAGATCAACGCGCGCGCCGCGACCGTCCTGGGGCTGGTGGGGGCCGGCGGGATAGGCACGATCATGGTTCAGGCCTTGCAGTTCCGGCGATGGGAAATCGTAGGGATGGCCCTGATTGTGATCATCGTGGTCGTGACCCTGATTGACACGGCCAGCGCTGCCCTGCGGCGGCGGCTGGTCTGA